The nucleotide sequence CTGATTATTCTTTATATAACATATTTATTTGTTCTTGCTCTTTTATGCTTTTCGAATATTTCTGTTTCAACCAGTCCAGCAATACCTTTTTATCAGGCTTTTCTTAAATACTCGTACGGAATAAAACTTATTCCTTTCCCTATCTTGTTCTTGTCTATCGCTCCTTCGGTTACCAAGACATGAACATGTGGGTTGAATTTTAGATCCCGTCCAAAGGTGTGTATTACTTTATTATACTACTTCATACCCTCTTTTCCTACCTTTCTCCCGGTACATGCTTTTTGCGATGTACCCATTTTACATCGAGTCTGCTATTTACCCGTTCTACTGCGGTGCGTTTTTTATATTCTTTTTCCCACTTATAAC is from Carboxydocella sporoproducens DSM 16521 and encodes:
- a CDS encoding transposase, which produces MHTFGRDLKFNPHVHVLVTEGAIDKNKIGKGISFIPYEYLRKA